In Mycobacterium gallinarum, a single window of DNA contains:
- a CDS encoding TetR/AcrR family transcriptional regulator, with product MAIDDRRERERAARRRLIVTTARRLAEDEGWDAVTTRRLSTEIEYSQPVLYKHFTGMEQIADAIAIEGFGELAEVIRVARRGAGAAAEALHTSARAYLDFARDNPAVYDAMFTRTTALRFAADDTPPELEAAFAELRQAVSLVTDEQDADALTEVFWATLHGLVTLGRTGRLRPGNESERLDLLVTQFTRR from the coding sequence ATGGCCATTGATGACCGCCGCGAACGTGAGCGCGCCGCCCGGCGGCGGCTGATCGTCACGACGGCCCGCAGGCTGGCCGAGGACGAGGGCTGGGATGCCGTGACCACACGTCGGCTGTCGACTGAGATCGAGTACAGCCAGCCTGTCCTCTACAAGCACTTCACCGGCATGGAACAGATCGCCGATGCCATCGCCATCGAGGGGTTCGGCGAGCTCGCCGAGGTGATCAGGGTCGCTCGCCGCGGTGCAGGCGCGGCGGCCGAGGCGTTGCACACCAGCGCCCGCGCCTACCTCGACTTCGCCCGCGACAACCCCGCCGTTTACGACGCGATGTTCACCCGCACCACCGCGCTACGCTTCGCCGCCGACGACACACCTCCCGAGCTGGAGGCAGCCTTTGCCGAACTGCGTCAGGCGGTCAGCCTCGTCACCGACGAACAGGATGCCGACGCGCTCACCGAGGTCTTCTGGGCGACGTTGCACGGGCTGGTCACCCTCGGCCGTACCGGACGACTACGCCCGGGCAACGAATCGGAGCGGCTGGATCTGCTCGTCACCCAATTCACCCGCCGCTGA
- a CDS encoding MarR family winged helix-turn-helix transcriptional regulator encodes MASGLKPAQMRTYFALTEAVSLLQHAVQEQLQAEGGLSYVQFEVLAKLVDAKRPLTMTELADGVVYSRSGLTHQAGLLETAGLIVRKGSPDDKRATVVDITKAGRALVAKVLPGHIDVVRDLLYGALSDGDVHILGDLMSRVRDHMRERPPRSAAPRRRAP; translated from the coding sequence ATGGCGAGCGGTCTGAAGCCTGCGCAAATGCGTACTTACTTCGCACTGACCGAGGCGGTCAGCCTGCTTCAGCACGCGGTGCAGGAACAGTTGCAGGCCGAGGGCGGCCTCAGCTATGTGCAGTTCGAGGTCTTGGCCAAACTGGTCGACGCCAAGCGTCCGCTCACCATGACTGAGCTCGCCGACGGTGTGGTCTACAGCCGCAGCGGCCTGACGCATCAGGCAGGACTGCTGGAGACGGCGGGACTGATCGTCCGCAAAGGCAGCCCCGATGACAAACGTGCCACCGTCGTTGACATCACCAAGGCGGGTCGTGCGCTGGTCGCCAAGGTTCTTCCCGGTCACATCGACGTGGTCCGCGACCTGCTGTACGGCGCACTCTCCGACGGCGACGTGCACATACTCGGTGACCTCATGAGTCGCGTGCGCGATCACATGCGTGAACGGCCACCCCGTTCGGCCGCACCGCGAAGACGCGCCCCCTAA
- a CDS encoding cellulase family glycosylhydrolase, producing the protein MHRRTALKLPLYLAAAAALTKIPVASAAASRWSADRANAWYAQQGWLLGANYVTSTAVNQLEMFQAGTYDARRIAGELSVARRIGMNTMRVFLHDQLWATDRAGFSSRLSEFVAIAARHQIKPLFVLFDSCWDPLPKAGRQRAPIKGVHNSGWVQSPGAHRLRDPAYTRVLQSYVTGVVGMFANDPRVLGWDVWNEPDNPSKDYSDVEHQDKMELVAAFLPHVFQWVRAVNPIQPLTSGVWQGHWKDPGSRSKIAGLQLEHSDIISFHSYAEPAEFDARIDELTPLGRPIICTEYLARNLGSTVEGILPIAKRRNVGAYNWGFVAGRTQTYLPWDSWQQPYTELPDTWFSDLIHPDGRAHNDDEIRVIQKLAGVGQIATGAPAVR; encoded by the coding sequence GTGCACCGGCGAACTGCTCTCAAGCTCCCGTTGTACCTGGCAGCGGCCGCGGCGCTGACCAAGATTCCCGTCGCCTCCGCTGCGGCGAGTCGATGGTCGGCAGATCGCGCGAACGCCTGGTACGCGCAGCAAGGCTGGTTGCTTGGCGCGAACTATGTCACGTCGACCGCCGTCAACCAGCTGGAGATGTTCCAGGCGGGCACCTACGACGCGCGCCGCATCGCGGGCGAGTTGAGCGTGGCCCGGCGCATCGGGATGAACACCATGCGGGTGTTCCTGCACGACCAGTTGTGGGCGACCGATCGGGCCGGGTTCAGCAGCCGGCTTTCCGAATTCGTGGCCATCGCAGCGAGGCACCAGATCAAGCCGCTCTTCGTTTTGTTCGACTCGTGCTGGGATCCCTTACCGAAGGCGGGCCGTCAACGCGCACCCATCAAGGGGGTGCACAACTCCGGATGGGTTCAGAGCCCGGGCGCCCATCGTCTTCGGGACCCGGCCTACACCCGCGTGCTGCAAAGCTATGTCACCGGCGTCGTGGGCATGTTCGCGAACGATCCTCGCGTGCTCGGCTGGGACGTCTGGAACGAGCCGGACAACCCGTCGAAGGACTACAGCGATGTCGAGCACCAGGACAAGATGGAACTGGTCGCCGCCTTCCTCCCGCATGTCTTCCAATGGGTGCGCGCCGTCAACCCGATTCAGCCATTGACCAGTGGCGTGTGGCAGGGCCACTGGAAAGATCCGGGAAGCCGCAGCAAGATAGCCGGCCTGCAGCTCGAGCACTCCGACATCATCAGTTTCCACAGCTACGCCGAACCCGCTGAATTCGACGCCCGCATCGACGAACTCACCCCGCTGGGGCGCCCGATCATCTGCACCGAGTACCTGGCGCGGAACTTGGGGAGCACGGTCGAAGGAATTCTTCCGATCGCCAAGCGGCGCAACGTCGGCGCCTATAACTGGGGGTTCGTCGCCGGACGCACGCAGACCTATCTGCCCTGGGATTCGTGGCAGCAGCCGTACACCGAGCTCCCTGACACGTGGTTCAGCGATCTGATCCACCCCGATGGACGAGCCCACAATGACGACGAGATTCGCGTCATCCAGAAGCTCGCAGGGGTTGGTCAAATTGCGACGGGCGCACCCGCCGTTCGTTAG